In a genomic window of uncultured Flavobacterium sp.:
- a CDS encoding T9SS type A sorting domain-containing protein yields the protein MKTKLLLLLLLANFSIYAQNTAIPDINFENKLIALGYDTAPADGQVPTANISGVTSLDLSNNSITDLTGIEDFTALQNFRCSFNDVTTVDLSKNLALYDLRFDGLQKSTLDLSKNVNLEILSFVRTPLTSIDVSANLKLRSLTISGGGMAGGGLITSIDLSQNQNLRTLELNDQKITNPDFSTNPLLEKISFQSSNLPNLDFSQNIALKDLNLNYCSQIQSIDLSNNINLSVLSISQTKISNLDLSKNAALKMLICENAEYLETLNLKNGTNTSINPANLYLKKTPGLYCILVDDPQFSEANWSVSKEDWKHFSAVCETPKYTLIPDPAFEGYLAIKGAGSVIDGKVLTAAVATTIKELDLNYTNYVDIKDLTGIEDFAALEVLITPPSKMQKLNVTKNTALKTLKCNNLEANTLDVSNNINLTVLECSSKNLTSLDVSNNKLLNELSATSSGLTTIDVSNNTELKKLVLYNNKLTSLDLSKNNKLTEVNTYLNSTLKCVQVADVDFALANWKIQKDNTTSYNLDCNVYTLIPDAKFEDKLIALSIDTDGKNGKVITTSIASVKALNVSGSGITDLTGIEDFVSLEAVDFSNNALTSVNLSNNVKLTSFHAEKNQLTDLNIENLVNLKRLYFGNNKLTSLNTSKNTLLEYFNGNNNLLTSLDFSANTALTNIYCTDNALTSLNFSNNSTLVTLWCQRNKLPVLDVSANLALSEFTCGRNQLEVLDVSKNTALKTFSCEENKIKTLDVSKNPLLTIFRCNINSLESLNLQNGNNTLLDKANLTFTSNLKLTCIQVDDVTYSDANWTTLKDVSASYNLDCSTYTLIPDPNFEDKLIALDIDKDGKNGKVLTSNIASLTSLNVSKSSISDLTGIQDFKALTDLYVSQNLLTNLDLSSNTKLENLQAQKNQLVTLNVSKNTALTTLGCSANKLTTLDISTLTALKDLSCSINKLTDLNVENNLALTDLNCGYNQITGINVSKNTALVNFYAYTNQITSLDVSNNILLQNFMCNDNKLTEINVSKNTELVLFDCLDNQLTSLDISKNPKITELACENNKLTSLNLKNGGNTNLDLTFSNFSNNPDLKCIQVDDVAYSVATWSAIKDATAEFNTDCRPFTLIPDPNFEDKLILLNIDKDGKNGKVVTEDIASITTLDISNSSIADLTGIQDFAALTTLNCSTNSLTALDISANKKLSVLNSSTNQITALSLDNNIALTDVNVAYNLITSLSIVKNPALIKIDFSNNALNTLNLKNGFNTNLDWFSVNFTKNPALSCIQVDNAIYSNDNWNGKLDKTSYFTEDCNAFTLIPDSNFEQKLIDLKIDIDGKNGKVLTASISKVTDLNVQLSEINDLTGIEDFTALEYLNCQFNNLSSLNVSKNSKLIELYTHGNNLTALNLTANTELTTLQANKNQITTLDISKNTKLVYINVSENKLRTLNLKNGNNNNFQGALLVKNPTLSCISVDNPSFANASTSIFFKDETASFNTECILYTLIPDVNFENKLIALGIDSGTPNGKIETSKISSITELDLYGSFITDLTGIQDFASLTSLSVMSNKLTSVDVSQNLALTYLNVSWNTLTTLDVSKNIALENLSINNNNFTSIDVSHNNNLQYFTCLSNQLTDIDVTKNQKLRSLWCSSNQITTLDLSKNTSLTAIICTDSKLSSINLKNGNNQSITNTSINLKNNPFLKCILVDNALYSNTYWTSFKDASAGFSTVDCSSVTVIPDLAFEAKLIDLGIDTDGTNGTVLNSSISSLLTLNVSNSSIKDLTGIEGFTNLKNLDCSGNLISNLNLSQNKLLATLDCNNNKLLSLNLKNGDKTNFSSGSNFSNNADLTCIQVEDADYATTTWTSIKDATASYNVDCNAYTSIPDPNFEDKLIALDIDKDGKNGKVLSASIKKVTYLDLSNSNISDATGIEDFTSLTYLDLSLNNLSTINVSQNTLLLKLDLNYNKITNLDLSTNKELFNLSFAGNQISTIDLSQNKKLHYLSADYNSLSVLDLTANNELEIISCGSNNLTTLDTSNHANLITLLCELNKISALNLSNNLKLDILQCYSNNLTSLDLSHNTELTRLNAASNNITSLDLSQNKKLVLVYLVLNPLTTLNVQNGNNENFIVPPVTGKKMVDPMNYTSFLQIKTLSCIQVDNVEFSNSKWSGIKETSATYSTTCKNLGIEDSVFEKVVMFPNPTKGEVTISNVTLEKATVYNTLGQLVRSFTLDSANTSNTIDLSGLPRGVYYVYLINQDAASAKKVIVE from the coding sequence ATGAAAACAAAACTACTCTTGTTGCTGTTATTAGCAAATTTTTCTATTTATGCACAAAACACCGCAATACCGGACATTAATTTTGAAAACAAATTAATAGCTTTAGGTTATGATACAGCACCAGCAGACGGACAAGTACCTACTGCAAATATTTCTGGCGTAACATCTCTAGACCTTTCTAATAACTCTATTACAGATTTAACCGGTATTGAAGATTTTACGGCGCTACAGAATTTCAGATGTTCTTTTAATGATGTAACAACTGTAGATTTGTCAAAAAACCTCGCTTTATATGATCTTAGATTTGACGGATTACAAAAAAGCACACTGGATTTATCTAAAAATGTCAATCTCGAAATACTTTCATTCGTTAGAACTCCTTTAACGAGTATAGATGTTTCTGCAAATCTAAAGTTAAGATCACTGACAATTTCCGGAGGAGGAATGGCCGGAGGAGGATTAATCACAAGTATTGATCTTTCTCAAAACCAAAACTTAAGAACTTTGGAATTAAATGATCAAAAAATTACAAATCCGGATTTTAGTACTAATCCGTTATTGGAAAAAATTAGTTTTCAATCTAGTAATTTACCTAATCTTGATTTTTCTCAAAACATTGCTTTAAAAGACCTTAATCTTAATTATTGTTCTCAAATTCAAAGCATCGATCTTTCAAACAATATCAATTTAAGTGTATTGTCAATTTCACAAACAAAAATTAGCAATCTTGACCTTTCAAAAAATGCCGCATTAAAAATGCTAATTTGTGAAAATGCTGAGTATTTAGAAACATTGAATCTAAAAAACGGAACCAATACTTCTATTAATCCTGCTAATTTATATTTAAAAAAGACTCCTGGTTTATATTGTATTCTAGTTGATGATCCTCAATTTTCAGAAGCTAACTGGTCTGTGAGCAAGGAAGACTGGAAGCATTTTTCGGCTGTATGCGAAACTCCAAAATATACTTTAATTCCTGATCCGGCATTTGAAGGTTATTTGGCCATTAAAGGTGCTGGTAGTGTAATAGACGGAAAAGTATTAACAGCAGCTGTTGCAACTACAATTAAGGAGCTTGACTTGAATTACACAAACTATGTAGACATTAAAGACCTAACCGGTATAGAAGATTTTGCTGCTCTGGAAGTATTGATTACTCCACCAAGCAAAATGCAGAAATTAAATGTTACTAAAAATACAGCTTTAAAAACATTAAAATGCAACAATTTAGAAGCAAACACATTAGATGTTTCAAATAATATAAACTTAACTGTATTAGAATGTTCTAGTAAAAACTTGACATCACTAGACGTTTCAAACAACAAACTATTAAACGAACTATCTGCTACTTCTAGTGGTTTGACAACGATTGATGTTTCTAATAATACAGAACTAAAAAAGTTAGTCTTATATAATAACAAACTAACAAGTTTGGATCTTTCTAAAAATAATAAATTAACAGAAGTAAATACCTATTTAAACAGCACATTAAAATGTGTTCAGGTTGCAGATGTTGATTTTGCTCTTGCAAACTGGAAAATCCAAAAAGATAATACTACAAGTTATAATCTGGATTGTAACGTTTATACATTAATTCCTGATGCAAAATTTGAAGACAAATTAATTGCTTTAAGTATTGATACTGATGGTAAAAACGGAAAGGTTATTACAACAAGTATTGCATCTGTTAAAGCTTTAAATGTTAGCGGAAGCGGTATTACGGATTTAACCGGAATTGAAGATTTTGTTTCTTTAGAAGCAGTTGATTTTTCAAACAATGCATTAACAAGTGTAAATCTTTCGAACAATGTAAAATTAACCAGTTTCCATGCTGAAAAAAATCAGCTTACCGATTTAAACATCGAAAATTTAGTAAATCTAAAACGTTTGTATTTCGGAAACAACAAGTTGACTTCATTGAATACTTCAAAAAACACACTTTTAGAATATTTTAATGGTAATAATAACTTACTAACAAGTTTAGATTTTTCGGCTAATACTGCGTTAACTAATATTTATTGTACAGATAATGCATTAACCAGTTTAAATTTTTCTAACAACAGTACTTTGGTAACCTTATGGTGCCAACGAAACAAATTACCTGTTTTAGATGTCTCTGCAAATTTAGCTTTAAGCGAATTTACTTGCGGTCGAAATCAATTAGAAGTATTAGATGTATCTAAAAATACTGCTTTAAAAACATTCTCTTGTGAAGAAAATAAAATAAAAACTTTAGATGTTTCAAAAAATCCATTGTTAACAATCTTTCGTTGTAACATCAATAGTCTTGAAAGTTTGAATCTACAAAACGGAAACAATACTTTATTAGATAAAGCAAATCTAACTTTTACTTCAAATCTAAAATTAACTTGTATTCAGGTTGATGATGTAACTTATTCAGATGCAAATTGGACAACTTTAAAAGACGTTTCAGCTTCTTATAATTTAGATTGCAGCACTTATACTTTGATTCCTGACCCTAATTTTGAGGATAAACTAATTGCTTTAGATATTGATAAAGATGGTAAAAACGGAAAAGTACTAACATCAAATATTGCTTCATTAACATCTTTAAATGTTTCTAAAAGTTCTATTTCAGACTTAACAGGTATTCAGGATTTTAAGGCTTTAACAGACTTATATGTTTCTCAAAACCTTTTAACAAACTTAGATTTATCAAGCAATACTAAATTAGAAAATTTACAAGCTCAAAAAAATCAATTAGTTACTTTAAATGTTTCTAAAAATACAGCGTTGACTACTTTAGGATGTAGCGCTAATAAATTAACGACTTTAGATATTTCGACATTAACTGCACTAAAAGATCTTTCCTGTTCAATAAATAAACTGACAGATTTAAATGTTGAAAACAACCTGGCTTTAACCGATTTGAATTGCGGTTACAATCAGATTACTGGTATAAATGTTTCGAAAAACACAGCATTGGTAAATTTTTACGCTTACACCAATCAAATCACAAGTTTAGATGTTTCTAATAACATTTTGCTTCAGAACTTCATGTGTAACGATAACAAATTGACAGAGATAAATGTTTCAAAAAACACAGAATTAGTTCTTTTCGATTGTTTAGACAATCAATTAACAAGCTTAGATATTTCTAAAAATCCTAAAATAACTGAATTGGCTTGTGAGAATAATAAATTGACTTCCTTAAATTTAAAAAATGGCGGAAATACGAATTTAGATCTTACTTTTTCTAATTTTTCTAACAATCCTGATTTAAAATGTATTCAGGTTGATGACGTTGCTTATTCTGTTGCAACATGGTCCGCTATTAAAGATGCAACAGCCGAATTTAATACAGATTGCAGACCTTTTACTTTGATTCCTGATCCAAATTTTGAAGATAAATTGATTCTATTAAATATAGATAAAGATGGTAAAAATGGAAAAGTTGTTACTGAAGATATTGCATCAATTACAACATTAGACATTTCAAACAGTTCAATTGCAGACTTAACCGGAATTCAGGATTTTGCTGCTTTGACAACTTTAAACTGTTCTACTAATTCCTTAACAGCTCTTGATATTAGTGCAAACAAAAAATTGAGCGTTTTAAACTCTAGCACAAATCAAATCACTGCTCTAAGTTTAGACAACAATATTGCATTGACTGATGTAAATGTTGCTTATAATTTAATTACAAGTTTGAGTATTGTGAAAAATCCAGCTTTAATTAAAATTGATTTTTCAAACAATGCTTTGAATACTTTAAACTTAAAAAATGGTTTCAACACCAACTTAGATTGGTTTAGCGTTAATTTTACAAAAAACCCGGCTTTAAGCTGTATTCAGGTTGATAATGCTATTTATTCTAATGATAATTGGAATGGAAAATTAGACAAGACTTCTTATTTTACAGAAGATTGTAATGCTTTTACATTAATTCCGGATTCTAATTTTGAACAAAAATTAATTGATTTGAAAATCGATATTGATGGTAAAAACGGAAAAGTTCTAACTGCATCAATTTCAAAAGTTACAGATTTAAATGTTCAATTAAGCGAAATAAACGATCTAACAGGTATTGAAGATTTTACTGCTCTTGAATATCTTAATTGTCAGTTTAACAACTTGTCTTCTTTGAATGTTTCTAAGAATTCAAAACTAATCGAATTATACACTCATGGCAATAATCTAACAGCTTTGAACCTGACTGCGAATACAGAACTTACTACTTTGCAGGCTAATAAAAATCAAATAACGACCTTAGATATTTCTAAAAACACAAAACTGGTTTACATTAATGTTTCCGAAAATAAATTAAGAACATTAAACTTAAAAAACGGAAATAACAATAATTTCCAAGGTGCTTTATTAGTTAAAAACCCAACTTTAAGTTGTATTTCAGTAGATAATCCATCATTTGCAAACGCAAGTACTAGTATATTTTTCAAAGATGAAACGGCAAGTTTCAACACTGAATGTATTTTATATACTTTGATCCCAGATGTAAATTTTGAAAACAAATTGATTGCTTTAGGAATTGATTCAGGAACTCCGAACGGAAAAATTGAAACCTCTAAAATTTCTTCTATAACTGAGTTAGATCTTTATGGATCATTTATTACAGACTTAACCGGAATTCAGGATTTTGCTTCGTTGACAAGTTTAAGTGTTATGTCAAACAAATTAACAAGCGTTGATGTTTCTCAAAACTTAGCTTTAACGTATTTAAATGTTAGCTGGAATACTTTGACAACATTAGATGTTTCAAAAAATATTGCACTTGAAAACTTATCAATCAACAATAATAATTTTACAAGTATAGATGTTTCGCATAATAATAACTTACAATACTTTACTTGTTTATCAAATCAATTAACGGATATCGACGTTACCAAAAACCAAAAATTGAGATCTTTATGGTGTTCTTCAAATCAAATAACAACTTTAGATCTTTCTAAAAACACTTCTTTAACAGCAATAATTTGTACTGATAGCAAATTGTCAAGTATAAACTTAAAGAATGGAAACAATCAGTCGATAACAAATACATCTATCAATCTTAAAAACAACCCATTTTTAAAGTGCATCTTAGTAGATAATGCTTTATATTCTAATACATATTGGACAAGTTTCAAAGATGCTTCTGCTGGATTTTCGACTGTAGATTGTTCTTCAGTTACTGTTATTCCAGACCTTGCTTTTGAAGCCAAATTAATTGATTTAGGAATCGATACCGATGGTACAAACGGAACTGTTTTAAACAGTAGTATTTCATCATTGCTTACGCTAAACGTTTCAAATAGTTCTATTAAAGATTTAACTGGAATAGAAGGTTTTACTAATCTGAAAAATCTGGATTGTTCAGGGAATTTAATTTCAAATTTGAATTTATCTCAAAACAAACTTTTAGCAACTTTAGATTGCAACAATAATAAACTATTGAGCTTAAACTTGAAAAACGGAGATAAAACCAATTTTTCTTCAGGATCTAACTTTAGTAATAATGCAGATTTAACTTGTATTCAGGTTGAAGATGCTGATTATGCAACTACAACTTGGACAAGCATTAAAGATGCAACAGCAAGTTATAATGTAGATTGTAATGCTTACACTTCAATTCCGGATCCTAATTTTGAAGATAAACTGATTGCTTTAGACATTGACAAAGACGGCAAGAATGGAAAAGTTCTAAGTGCTAGTATCAAAAAAGTTACCTATTTAGATCTTTCCAATTCTAATATTTCTGATGCGACCGGAATCGAAGATTTTACATCTTTAACTTATTTAGATCTTTCTCTTAACAACTTAAGTACAATCAATGTTAGTCAAAACACTTTACTTCTTAAGTTAGATTTAAATTATAATAAGATTACCAATTTAGATCTTAGCACAAACAAAGAATTATTCAACCTGAGTTTTGCAGGAAATCAAATTTCAACAATTGATTTATCGCAAAATAAAAAGCTTCACTACTTATCGGCTGATTATAATTCATTAAGCGTACTTGATCTGACTGCAAACAATGAATTAGAAATTATTTCTTGCGGATCTAACAACTTAACGACATTGGATACATCAAATCACGCCAATCTAATTACTTTGTTGTGTGAATTAAACAAAATCTCAGCATTAAATCTTTCAAACAATCTTAAGTTAGATATTTTACAATGTTATAGTAACAATTTAACTTCATTAGACCTTAGCCACAATACAGAATTAACACGTTTAAATGCGGCTTCAAATAATATTACAAGTCTGGATTTATCCCAAAATAAGAAATTAGTTTTGGTATATCTTGTTCTTAATCCGTTGACAACTTTAAATGTGCAAAATGGAAATAATGAAAACTTCATTGTACCACCTGTTACTGGGAAAAAAATGGTTGATCCTATGAATTATACAAGCTTTTTGCAAATTAAGACACTTTCTTGTATTCAGGTTGACAATGTAGAATTTTCGAATTCAAAATGGTCTGGAATTAAAGAAACTTCAGCAACCTATTCTACAACTTGTAAAAATTTAGGCATTGAAGATTCTGTTTTTGAAAAAGTAGTGATGTTCCCTAATCCAACAAAAGGAGAAGTAACCATTAGTAATGTAACTTTAGAAAAAGCTACTGTTTATAATACTTTAGGTCAGCTTGTAAGATCCTTTACTTTAGATTCAGCAAATACAAGTAATACAATCGATTTATCAGGACTTCCAAGAGGAGTTTATTACGTATACTTAATCAATCAGGATGCGGCTTCTGCCAAAAAAGTGATTGTAGAATAA